In a genomic window of Meleagris gallopavo isolate NT-WF06-2002-E0010 breed Aviagen turkey brand Nicholas breeding stock chromosome 1, Turkey_5.1, whole genome shotgun sequence:
- the LOC104909381 gene encoding melatonin receptor type 1B: MLQISKMIWFIFFMFTTMLAFRLTSIYLSFSSGNAFVVSLALADLVVALYPYPLVLLAIFHNGWTLGEMHCKVSGFVMGLSVIGSIFNITAIAINRYCYICHSFAYDKVYSCWNTMLYVSLIWVLTVIATVPNFFVGSLKYDPRVYSCTFVQTASSYYTIAVVVIHFIVPITVVSFCYLRIWVLVLQVRRRVKSETKPRLKPSDFRNFLTMFVVFVIFAFCWAPLNFIGLAVAINPSEMAPKVPEWLFIISYFMAYFNSCLNAIIYGLLNQNFRNEYKRILMSLWMPRLFFQDTSKGGTDGQKSKPSPVLNNNDQMKTDTL; encoded by the coding sequence ATGTTGCAGATATCCAAAATGATATGgttcattttcttcatgttcaCAACTATGCTTGCTTTCAGACTTACGTCTATAtatctctctttttcctcaggtaaTGCATTTGTGGTGAGCCTGGCTTTGGCTGATCTGGTGGTCGCCTTGTATCCATACCCACTGGTGCTCCTAGCTATTTTCCACAATGGATGGACTTTGGGTGAAATGCACTGTAAAGTGAGTGGCTTTGTGATGGGACTAAGTGTAATAGGCTCTATTTTCAACATCACTGCAATTGCAATTAACCGATATTGCTATATATGTCATAGCTTTGCCTATGACAAAGTGTATAGCTGTTGGAACACAATGCTCTATGTCTCCTTAATCTGGGTATTAACAGTAATTGCAACTGTGCCAAATTTTTTTGTCGGCTCCTTGAAGTATGATCCACGTGTCTATTCATGCACGTTTGTTCAGACTGCAAGCTCCTACTATACAATTGCAGTTGTGGTAATTCATTTCATTGTCCCTATCACTGTCGTGAGCTTCTGCTACCTTCGAATTTGGGTCTTAGTGCTTCAAGTTAGAAGACGAGTCAAATCAGAAACAAAGCCAAGACTGAAACCAAGTGACTTCAGAAACTTTCTTACCATGTTTGTGGTTTTTGTGATTTTTGCCTTTTGCTGGGCACCTCTAAACTTCATAGGACTGGCTGTAGCCATCAATCCTTCAGAAATGGCACCAAAAGTTCCTGAATGGTTATTCATTATAAGCTACTTCATGGCCTATTTCAACAGCTGCCTTAATGCAATAATATATGGACTTCTTAACCAGAATTTTCGGAATGAATACAAACGTATTTTAATGTCACTGTGGATGCCAAGGCTTTTCTTCCAGGACACATCCAAAGGAGGAACTGATGGACAGAAGAGCAAGCCCTCTCCTGTTTTAAACAACAATGACCAAATGAAAACTGATACCTTGTAA